A window from Thermoanaerobaculales bacterium encodes these proteins:
- the pgsA gene encoding CDP-diacylglycerol--glycerol-3-phosphate 3-phosphatidyltransferase: MWNVPNSLTVFRIFLAPVLVVVLLTEFPEKELWGLAIFLLAAVTDILDGIIARRTNRITTTGAMLDPIADKLLMSGAFISLAELGAAPAWMVFLIIAREFAVTGLRMVALERGIAIGANRLGKAKTTSQVVAVSLLIFSLRYPAWGPLAEVALWVALALTVISMVVYFWQNRLVVAR, from the coding sequence ATGTGGAATGTGCCCAACAGCCTCACCGTCTTCCGGATCTTCCTGGCGCCGGTGCTGGTCGTGGTGCTGCTGACCGAGTTCCCGGAGAAGGAGCTGTGGGGCCTGGCCATCTTCCTCCTGGCGGCGGTCACCGACATCCTGGACGGGATTATAGCCCGCCGCACCAACCGGATCACCACGACCGGGGCGATGCTCGACCCGATCGCCGACAAGCTCCTGATGAGCGGCGCCTTCATCTCGCTCGCCGAGCTCGGCGCCGCGCCGGCGTGGATGGTGTTCCTGATCATCGCGCGTGAGTTCGCGGTCACCGGCCTGCGGATGGTCGCGCTCGAGCGCGGGATCGCGATCGGGGCCAACCGCCTCGGCAAGGCCAAGACCACGAGCCAGGTGGTGGCGGTCTCGCTGCTGATCTTCTCGCTCCGGTACCCGGCGTGGGGGCCGCTGGCGGAGGTCGCGCTGTGGGTCGCGCTCGCGCTCACCGTGATCTCGATGGTCGTCTACTTCTGGCAGAACCGGCTGGTCGTGGCCCGGTAG
- a CDS encoding MMPL family transporter, with translation MKGGLLPRRLPLAMVRLGGRHPRAVVAGAVVACIVAGLLATRVDVETDILSLVPRNNPVVEAFTSTIERFGSVDTLLVVVRIGDGADLQGVLDFADRFARELDDWDQIDWVTYRVERGAGLAAPLLDRATLFLDERQVDRLIDRLDEEALPAEAARIQGALLAPQSMVTKEFLRVDPMGLLHGIIARARFGGVGVTVDPETGCLIDRQRRMLLMVARPAGPAQDLDFDRLLEAGLAERVSRASQAWAADGWTGPPPAVEFTGGYAIALEDSRLITSDAVTQIVSTLTAVLLMFLIAFRRPAALLFAIVPMVTGLGLAVVFVALALGRLNSLTSATGALLIGLGIDYVIVLYGRYVEERQQGQSHGQALDAIGRQTGIGVLLGGATTTATFYAFLFTDFAGLSELGLLTGTGILLLAASVFLLLPALLTIFYGRRAEIPKLSLHSFGSDRLCRAALSRPRATVAVAVLLTVALGAAAFRLSYDDDIQNLRSPDNRGSALRTEVMQSFGLRFTPIMIRVDGRDEFEAMARAREILPELEAMVDGETLASIDTIAKLVPSEAEQRLVIDRLAAARHRLEGVEGRLATAFRDAGLNPVAFDEGIRHLAAALRVGAPLSVSDLKGTALESVANRYVADFPGGVSTVIYCYTPSDRWRRQVPPALAELAARHDWAVLASTVGVSAELRRIVWSDAARAALLGALAVYLLMWADLGSHRKALLALAPLGAGLIWMLGAMAALGVQVNFMNIFVMTMVIGIGVDYGIHLLHRWTEAGADPDALAETSKAIAVAALTTVAGFGSLVLSHFPGLRSVGVAAILGAAFSALASVTLLPAILARLRR, from the coding sequence ATGAAGGGCGGGCTGCTTCCGCGGCGGCTCCCTCTCGCCATGGTCCGGCTGGGGGGGCGCCACCCGCGTGCGGTGGTGGCCGGAGCGGTCGTGGCATGCATCGTCGCCGGTCTGCTCGCGACGCGCGTCGACGTGGAGACCGACATCCTGTCCCTGGTGCCGCGCAACAACCCGGTCGTCGAGGCGTTCACCTCCACGATCGAGCGCTTCGGATCGGTCGACACCCTACTGGTGGTGGTGCGGATCGGGGACGGGGCCGACCTCCAGGGAGTGCTCGACTTCGCCGACCGGTTCGCCCGGGAGCTCGATGACTGGGACCAGATCGACTGGGTGACGTACCGGGTCGAGCGCGGGGCAGGGCTGGCGGCGCCGCTGCTCGACCGGGCCACCCTGTTCCTCGACGAGCGTCAGGTCGACCGCCTGATCGATCGGCTCGACGAGGAGGCTCTCCCGGCCGAGGCCGCCCGCATCCAGGGGGCGCTGCTGGCGCCCCAGAGCATGGTGACCAAGGAGTTCCTCAGGGTCGACCCGATGGGCCTGCTGCACGGGATCATCGCCCGGGCGCGGTTCGGCGGCGTGGGCGTGACGGTTGATCCGGAGACGGGATGCCTGATCGACCGGCAGCGACGGATGCTGCTGATGGTGGCCCGGCCGGCCGGACCGGCCCAGGACCTGGACTTCGATCGGCTCCTGGAGGCCGGGCTCGCCGAGCGGGTCTCCCGGGCGTCTCAGGCGTGGGCCGCCGACGGGTGGACCGGCCCGCCGCCGGCGGTCGAGTTCACCGGGGGCTACGCGATTGCGCTCGAGGACAGCCGGCTCATCACCAGCGACGCGGTGACCCAGATCGTGTCCACGCTGACCGCGGTGCTGCTGATGTTCCTGATCGCCTTCCGCCGGCCGGCGGCCCTCCTGTTCGCGATCGTCCCGATGGTCACCGGCCTCGGCCTGGCGGTGGTGTTCGTGGCGCTCGCGCTGGGCCGGCTCAACTCCCTGACCTCGGCCACCGGCGCCCTCCTGATCGGGCTCGGGATCGACTACGTGATCGTGCTCTACGGCCGCTACGTCGAGGAGCGGCAGCAGGGGCAGAGCCACGGCCAGGCCCTCGACGCGATCGGGCGCCAGACCGGCATCGGCGTCCTGCTCGGCGGCGCCACCACCACGGCGACCTTCTACGCCTTCCTGTTCACCGACTTCGCGGGCCTCTCCGAGCTCGGGCTGCTGACCGGGACCGGCATCCTGCTGCTGGCGGCATCGGTCTTCCTGCTGCTGCCGGCGCTGCTGACGATCTTCTACGGCCGGCGCGCCGAGATCCCCAAGCTCTCCCTCCACTCGTTCGGTTCGGACCGGCTGTGTCGGGCGGCGCTCTCCCGGCCGCGCGCGACGGTCGCCGTGGCGGTGCTGCTGACGGTGGCCCTCGGCGCGGCGGCGTTCCGGCTGAGCTACGACGACGACATCCAGAACCTGCGCTCGCCCGACAACCGCGGCAGCGCGCTGCGGACCGAGGTGATGCAGTCCTTCGGGCTGCGGTTCACGCCGATCATGATCCGGGTCGACGGCCGGGACGAGTTCGAGGCGATGGCCAGGGCGCGCGAGATCCTGCCCGAGCTCGAGGCCATGGTGGACGGCGAGACCCTCGCGAGCATCGACACCATCGCCAAGCTCGTCCCCTCGGAGGCGGAGCAGCGGCTGGTCATCGACCGGCTGGCGGCGGCCCGCCACCGGCTCGAGGGTGTTGAGGGCAGGCTGGCGACGGCGTTCCGCGACGCCGGGCTCAACCCGGTGGCGTTCGACGAGGGCATCCGGCACCTCGCCGCCGCGCTGCGGGTCGGCGCTCCGCTGTCAGTCTCCGACCTCAAGGGGACCGCTCTGGAGAGCGTCGCCAACCGCTACGTCGCCGACTTCCCCGGGGGCGTGTCGACCGTGATCTACTGCTACACGCCTTCCGACCGCTGGCGGCGGCAGGTTCCACCAGCGCTGGCGGAGCTCGCGGCTCGCCACGACTGGGCGGTGCTGGCCTCCACGGTCGGGGTGTCGGCCGAGCTGCGCCGGATCGTGTGGAGCGATGCGGCGCGCGCCGCGCTGCTGGGGGCGCTCGCCGTGTACCTGCTGATGTGGGCCGATCTGGGCAGCCACCGCAAGGCGCTGCTCGCGCTCGCCCCGCTGGGGGCAGGGCTGATCTGGATGCTGGGCGCGATGGCGGCGCTCGGAGTCCAGGTCAACTTCATGAACATCTTCGTGATGACGATGGTCATCGGGATCGGCGTCGACTACGGCATTCACCTGCTCCACCGGTGGACGGAGGCGGGCGCCGATCCTGACGCGCTCGCCGAGACCTCGAAGGCGATCGCGGTCGCCGCGCTGACCACGGTGGCCGGATTCGGGTCGCTGGTGCTGTCACACTTCCCGGGGCTCCGCTCGGTCGGGGTGGCAGCGATCCTGGGTGCCGCGTTCTCGGCGCTGGCCAGCGTCACGCTGCTGCCGGCGATCCTGGCCCGGCTGCGCAGGTGA